The Glaciimonas sp. PCH181 nucleotide sequence ATATTTCAGGACGCCACTACCGCACTCAATCCATGCGTGACGGTAGGCAAGCAAATTGCAGATGTCATCAAAGCGCATCAGCCGATGTCCAAGCCGCATATCGCTAAAGAGGTCAATGCGTTACTAGAAAAAGTAGGTATATCAGCTGCGCGCTGCGTGAAGCTTTACCCGCATGAGTTGAGCGGCGGTATGCGTCAGCGTGTCATGATTGCCATGGCGATCGCGTGCAAGCCGCAACTTATATTGGCGGATGAGCCGACTACTGCGCTTGATGTCACCGTTCAGGCGCAGATCGTTACGCTGCTGAGAAATTTGGTAAAAGACTCTGGTATATCGCTAGTATTTATTACGCATAATCTGGATTTGATGGCAGAGCTATGCGACCGCGCAATCGTCATGCGGCACGGGCATATTCTGGAGGAGGGCGGCGTAGAGGACATCGTTTTGCGTCCGAAGCATGAATATACGCAGATTCTTTTCCGCAGCGTGCCGCGTTTGACTGCCAGTGACAAACCGCCAGAAGTTGTCGCAGCGCCAGAGCCGATTCTCCCTTTTTTGTTGGATTTTCAGGGTGTCACAAAAAGCTATCCGGTTGCGCGTTCGGCCGTCGCCAGAATATTCGATCGCAGGCGCTCAACTGCGCTCAACCAAATTTCTCTCAGTATCTGTGAAGGTGAGGCGGTCGGTATCGTCGGCGAGAGCGGTAGTGGTAAAAGCACCATGGCCAGGATGGTGACCAAGCTTTTTGATCCGACTATCGGAAAGATTTTGTTCCGGGGACAAAATATCGCTGACATGCGCGGGCAGCAGTTGCATACTTTTAGAAACGAAGTGCAGATGGTATTTCAAAGCACATATGCAAGCCTGAATCCAAGAAAAACTATTGCAACAACATTGCTTGAGTCTATTGGCGACGGCGATATGACATTGGAGGAATTGTTACGCCTGGTACAGTTGCCGGTCACGATGGGGCGCAGATATCCGCATCAACTCTCGGGAGGTCAGCGCCAACGCGTGTGCATCGCAAGGGCGATTGCACGTAAGCCAAGGCTGCTGGTCGCCGATGAACCTACCTCGGCCCTTGACGTATCGGTGCAGGCTGAAATCATAGAATTGCTGCGTAATCTGCGCGCGAAGACTGGCGTGACTTTGGTCGTTATCAGCCACGATCTGGCAATGGTAAATCAGTTGTGCGATCGCGTAGTGGTGATGAGTCGAGGTTCTATCGTCGAACAAGGGCCTGCTGACGAGGTACTTTCTGCTCCTTCACATACTTATACCAAAGAGCTATTGGAGGCTATTCCGAAAGGCTTGTCAGGGCGCCCGAGTGCTATTTTTAGTCATGGGGACGGGCTTGGATAATGTTTGCGTATTCAGTTGTGTCGTGTTGATGTGGGGTTGAAATAATTGATGTTTGAAGGGGCAAAGTTTTGCGCCAGTAACGAATGGAACATTTTTATGTTCGTGGCGCGCGGTTATGCGGCGCCGCGCTCCCACTGTAATGAAGCCGTTAGCAAATACGAAAATGGATAAACAACAACCCAAGCGACCGGATGAACAAGATTTATCCCGTCGTGGATTCCTTCAATCAACCTTCACAACGGTAGGTGCGGCCGCGCTCCTTGCCACGCAAGCGGCGTATGGCGTTACAACTCCAGCGGCGGCGCAATCCGTAAATGGGCAGAAAGTCCTGAATGATAGTCGGATTGATCCGGCACGCACCGCGGTGCTCATCATGCATTATCAAAACGATATTTTCAAGCTGATACCGGGCGCAGTGCCAGTGATAAAAAATACCCGGGCGTTGTTGAGTTCGGCACGTAAAAATGACCTGAAAGTGATTTTTATTCGGATGGGTTTTAGTGCTGGCTACCCCGAGGTGAATCCAAGAAATCGTAGCGGAATGTGGCTAAAGAGCACCGGCTTGTTCGTGAATGATCAGATTCACGCCGACGTTGCGCCGCAGTCCGGAGAAGCCATCGTGACCGCACGTCGTGTGAATCCCTTCTTCGGTACGGAGCTGGAAATTTTGTTGGAAACCGCTGGCATCGACACGCTTGTTATGGCTGGCGTTCAAACCACTGGGGTTGTGCTTTCTGGTGTTTCGCATGCAAGTGATGCTGATTACAGGATTTTCTGCGTCAAGGATTGTTGCTATGACCCAGATCCGGTGGTGCATGACCACCTAGTCGCGACAGGATTTACCTCGCGAGCGAACTGCCTTTCGCAAGCCGAAATGCAGGCCATCATAGCCCGTGCCTGACGTCGCCCTTATGCAGCAAACGTAACAAGTAAGCAGATTAAATTAGCCACCGTGCTCACCGAAGCACGCTTTTCGCGGTAAGTATTTTCATGCTCTTCGCATTGCAACGTCATTATTGTTTTCACAAAATGAAACGTTACATAATTGTTGAGTAAGCCGGACTATTTTTAGAGAAGAATTAGAGCTAAGTATTTTATTTTTTTTGAGAAAAAATAGAAATAAGTCGCTTTATAAGGCTGAAACTTAAAAATGCATTGACCAAGTAGTTTTCACGTTTTATATTTAATTTAAATGAATCGTTTCATATTAATCGGGGAGGCCTCGTGACAACGTAGCCAAAATAAAAAATGGGGTGTCAGCGGTAAAAAAATGAGTAACAATTTAACTGACGGAGACGGGTGTAAATCATGAAAAAAGTATTAGCTAGTTCCGCAATAATGGTCGCTTGCACTGCAAATTTTGCCTCTGCGCAAACTAGCGTAACCATCTACGGGGTGTTCGACCAGGGCTTCACTTATTCCACTAACCAAAAAGGCAGCGCCAACCTGCAATTTACCAGTCTCGGCGTACAAGGAAGTCGGCTAGGATTTAAAGGTTCAGAAGACCTTGGTGGTGGGCTAAAAACGATCTTTACCCTGGAAAGTGGATTTGACCCAAACACCGGTGCACTTGGTCAAGGCGGCAAACTTTTCGGGCGGCAAGGATTTGTCGGCTTGCAAAGTACGCAGTGGGGCACGCTGACAGCGGGCCGTCAATATGATCCGTTGGTGGGGAATTTGGCACCATTGACTTCGAATGGGGGTTATACCGGCCTCTATTTTGCGCATCCTTTTGATAACGACAACACCAACAACACGATTCGATTTAACAACGCCGTTAAGTATGCAAGTAACACGTATGGGGGTTTTAGTTCGAGCGTAATGTACGCGTTTAGTAATCAGATCGGTGCTTTCGGAAATGACCGTGCCTGGAGCGCTGGCGCAAAATATGAAAATGGTCCGCTTAAATTGGGCGTAGGTTATCTTGAACTTGATAACGGGGGCGCCAGCACCACCAGTCCTAATCCGGCTGGCACCGCGCCAGATGCGCCGGTGACGGCCTCACGTGCACGGATGTATGGATTGGGCGGCAGCTATCAGCTGGGCCCAGCGCTTTTGGGCGCAGTCTGGACGGGCTCCAAATACAACAATGTAGGGCCGACGTTGACCAGCGGGATCACCAATAATTTTAATAATTATGAATTGAACGCACGATATTTGGTCGCGCCAACGCTGATGCTCGTCGCCGCCTATACCTACACTACAGTAGGTATCAGCGGTCGCCCTGGCGTGGTTAATTCAAAGTTTAATCAATTCAGTGTGCTGGCAGATTACTTCTTGTCAAAGCGTACGACTTTATACGCCGAAGGTATTTATCTGCGCGCTGGTGGCGACCCTTTTATTGCCGGTGCAAATGGTGGGCCTGCAGCGCAGATTCAGGGTTTGTCAGCTTCATCAACGAATAGCCAGGCCCTTGTCCGCGTAGGTATACGACATAGCTTTTAGTTTTTGTAGCGGTACGGCGATAACGGCTTCATCAGAGAAAAACTGCGAGGCCGTTTCGTTTTGTCGCTTTAAAAATAGGTAGCATCACCAAGTTAGTTTGGTGTTACTTGTTGTTTAAGGAAGGGAGGCTAATCCACGTTCCCTTCGAAAATTTCCGACTGCGTTTTTGCATGTATTAGTTCTGTAGCAAAGCCATCGAACGACAACTTTTTATAAGACCGTTACCGTGGTGTCCGGAACGACTACGGGTTCCACTAAAGCCAGGTGGTAAAGGTTGGGATTCGGTCCGGTAATGGCGTAGTTGAAAAGTTGTGCTTAATCGTAGCGACACGCAAGATCAGCAACTCAGCCTTCGCCGCCCCAAATAATTTTGTATTGGTCACCGCTAAGATATTCTCGTACTTCAAGCGGAATCGATAAGTCACTCTGCAGCAACGCAGTGGCATTTCGGAGATGTTTTTTCTTGATCTTTTCTTTGTCGGAAAATTCAAGCATCATTCTTGTTGAAAACGGCTGGCGATATGTTGTCGCGGCCAGGCCTGAAACGATGCCGTATAAGAAGCGTACGGGATTTCTGAATTGAGGAACCAGTGTGGAGAAGGTCATCTCGTTTTTTTGCTTGCCCTCAAAATCGACCATGAAAAGCCGATCGCCAAGCAGGAAGCAGAATCCATGATACGTAAATGTACACCCGATTTTTCCACTACCGTCAAGCTTGGGGAAGCGCTCGATGGTGACGTATTGGGCCACCGAATTGCGTTCGTATATACATGTAATCGACCTCAGTATTCGGCCTGTGTAGATAGATGAATTATGGTAACGATTGTAGACGCCGTAGAACGGTTTAATGTGTTGGCTGGAGCTTAATGCGAGGGGGAGAAAGCGCATAAACTCAGGGAGGCTGCGTAGGTCAACTGGAATTTCATGTTCTTGCCCTTCGTAAAATTTTACGAAATCAGAGTTGGGCAAAAAAAAATGATCTGGCTCCATAGAGAAGTATCGTCCAATCTTTAGTAATATCTTTTGTGAAGGGACATGTTGCCCGACTAGATATTTATTAAATTGTTGACGATTGACGCCTACTTTCCGACAGAAATCTGCAATTGAATCGAACGAGTCAGCCAAACTTGCAAGGTTTTCGGAAAGATTTTTTGTGTGCTGCTGACGATTCATTTTGGACGCCATCCAGGTTGAAATTAAACCGAGCCCTAAGGAAGTGTATCGTCAATTTTGTAATTGCGCATAGCTTTCAGATGCAAGGCCGGAACTGAGCTGCATGTCAGCTATATGCTGCATTGCCTCGCCACATAACGGTGTTCCCGGACGGTGGATGATTGGGGCGTGCGGGATAGCTGTCATGTAAAACAGACTAAATATAAGCGATCCATAAACAGCACGTTGCCGCTGAGGGGTGAAGTATCAAGCGTGATACCTTCATCCAGCAGTTGGAGCAAAAGGCAGCCAATAGGCGGTCAAATTTGACGGGGAGTAGGGGGCGCATTGCATACGTCGCAAAGCGTCCTTGCGCGCCGCCTGACCCTCCGTGAACCTCATAGTTGCGGCGTTATTTCAGAACTCGCCGCTAAATAGAAAGATCATGGTCCGTGTGCGGTTTTGTCTGAAGCTGGGAGGCTTATGAAGATGTTGCCATCCAGAAATCAGATTCAATCGACAGCCCGGGTTTATGGAGCGCTTACAATATTTCTAACAATCCAAGTCTGCGTTATTTTAGCCCGGATGAAGCTCAATTGCTAACCAAATACAATCATTGTCCGAGTAGTAGCGATGCCAGGGGTACACAAAGTCGCCGTCATCGTTAACAAAGAAAAATGGATCATGTGTGTGCCCTGGAGCCAAGACCATTTCCTCGTACTTAGTCGATTCATCGCGCTCACGAAATTTTTGAATGCGGCCAGAACCGTGAATTTGTGTATGAATTTCAAGGAAAGGATGTTCATTATGCATAGAGCAATCGGTTTCCGCAGGCGCCCACCATAAATTTATTCTAATAGAACAAGATTCGGATTTAGAGCCGGCTTTTTCTTGTTTTGTGAAAGTGTAGGGATTAATTTTAATTGTGCCTACGGTGTCATATTTTGATATGTAGAGTGGTGAATTTCTTGGGAACTTCTCAAGCCTATTTCCGAACCATTCCCAGTTGTCAGACAACGAAAGGCCGCCAAGATTTTTAACTGATCGAACTCTGATAATAGCGATACGTGCAGCTCGAACAATGTTGGCATTGAAAACTACGACTGATTTCCATGCCGGAACAATGCTTTCAATTTGCGCACCAATAATAATAGGCTCATTGCTTAAATTGACAACAATGCCCTCGGGAACAATAAAGTCCTTAACATTTTCAATCAGATAAGCATCTATATACTGATCAGAGAATTCCAAATCTCGAACGTTGTTAATTTTCATGTAATTGATTTTCTCAAAAGATGGACTGGCAAAAACCAGTCCATCAAAATTGCCGGGACTTATTGCTTATTAAAATCCGCGATTCTTAACATATTCTGCACGTAGCTCGCCGAGATATGCTGGAACAGTGATGTCCCACCAGCCTGTTGGATGCATATTGCTCCACGGCCGTTCAATTGAGGAGATTGCCTCGATAACGTATGGTCGACCGGATGCAAGTGCTCGTTCTAGAGCAGCACCAATTTGCAGTGGATCAGTGACGCGTTCGCTAGCTGCTCCAAGCGATTTTGCGAAATCAGCGATGTGTGCTTCGTACGGCTGGCCATCAGGTGTGGTGAAGCCTGTGATAATCTCGCGATCTTCTCCAAACATATTAAGTTGAAGATTGCGGATTGCGCCCCAGCCACCGTTATTAATAATGAGGAAAATTGCCGGAATGCCCATCATAACGGCCGTTGCCAGCTCTTGTCCGGTTTGCAAGAAGGCACCATCACCGCAAATAGCGACAACAGGTGTGTCCGGCAAACCAAGCTTCGCACCAATGGCAGCAGGAAGTGCAAAACCAATACCTGAAAATCCACCCGGCGTAATATGCTGCTTCGGCCCATACACAGGGAATTCGTTGAATACCTGATTTTGTGGATTGCTTGAGTCGGTAACAACAATGGTATTTCGGGGCAATACTTTTCTAGCCTCAAAAAGTATTTGAGATACTGTCATTGGAGAGCGGTTAGCCTCACGAAGTGGGCGCAAATATTCAAGCCATTGCTCTTTGAGAAGTTGCAGGCGCTTAAACATAGGAGATTCGACATAATTGCGCGGCGCTGCCAGATCCCGAATTTCATTGAGAAGAGATGTAAGAATTGCCTTTGCGTCGCCAACAATGCCTACCTCAGCAGGGTAGTTTTTTCCAATTTCAAAACCGTCAATATCAATCTGAATAAGTTTCGATTTCGGAATATCGAAAGTAACGCCAGGCTTGTATGAAGATGTAATACGGTCGCTGAAACGACAGCCAATTGCAAGGATAACGTCTGCCTCGCGTGTCATTGCATTACCCGGAATAGACCCTAAGTCCCCGCACGGCCACGCATATAAAGGATGATCTTCAGGAATGGAGCCTTTGCCCATAAAAGAAGTGGTTACAGCCGCGCCAAGATGCTCAGCAATAGCAACAAGTTCCTCGCTGGCCTCGGCTGCAATAACGCCGCCACCGGCAACAATTACGATACGCGCAGACTTAAGCAGTAATTCGGCTGCTTTACTAATATCCAGAGGATCACCATGGAGACGACCATGCGAGCGGTGATCATCAGGGGCGGGCAAACTGACTTCTGCAGAATCCGCTTGCAAGTCTTGCGGCATATTAATCAGAGCAGGACCACGGCGGCCTTCAAGCATTGTATTGAATGCTTGCGCCATGACGCCGGGAATTTGCTCAATGCGACTAGGTTGCCACCAACGCTTCACAACAGGTTCCGCCATGCGCGGGAAGTTATCCCCATGAGGCCTGTCAATTTCTTGCAGAACGCCTTTTCCGGTCATATACGTATGAACGCCACCGGTAATCAGCAATTGGGGCATTGAATCAGCAAATGCGGTTGCGATACCTGTCAGTGTGTTTGTAGCACCTGGGCCAATAGAAGAGCATACAGCGGCTATCTTGCCAGTAGCGCGATAGTAGCCATCGGCCATATGTGAAGCACCTTGTTCATGCATGGCAGGAACAAGAGTGATTTCATCTTTTCTATCGACAAATGCATCAAGAAGTGCAGTATTGCCGTGACCTGGAATTGCAAATGCAAATGGGACTTTCTCCCTGATCAAATATTCAACTACAATTTGACCGCCAGTCATAGTCTTAGTTTCGCCAGACATGTTACTCCTCGTTATTACGTAAATGAGATTATAAATAAAACCATTAATTACATGAAATAGTACAAAGCTTATTATTGGAAATCACACTACATATCTTTATGAGCGATATTTTTTATTTTAATTACTAACTGCAGTTCCAATTCTAATATTCTCGATCATGCTAATTACCGTGCTCAATAATTAGATGATTTTTTGGCGACAGTGTCACCGCCGATGCTATTCTCGATTGCAAGAATATTCGGTGTCGAATTGATTTATTAATCAAATAATTTGTTATTGTTTTTTTAAAAAAATAGAAACCAATACAAAGCAGTATATGTCGTCTAAGTCATATACTCAATTTCGCAACACGTTCCTGATGTGACGCACAGTGACGCATTTCGTATGGCAAAAACCCCAATATTTTTTTATTCGACTCCTATGATTAGGTTTTTGCAGTCAGGCTAGCAATTGGGCGCTTACAATATTATTTAATTGTTATGCTAGCCTCGCAAAGCCTGTCAAAGTGACGCAATATGAAGCATGGCACTTTGGGGCTAATACTTAACTATAGAAATATTCGCTTATATTTTTTTGCCTAATATAATATCTGCTGCTTTCTCTGCAATCATTGTGCAGGCTGCATTTGTATTGCCAGAAACAATATTCGGCATAATAGACGCATCGACCACACGTAAATTTTCAGTTCCATAAACTATAAGATCTGGTGAAACAACACTAAATTCATCTATACCCATCTTGCACGTACCGCAAGGATGTAAAGCAGCCCTTGCATTCTTCTTCAAGAAATTGGATAGTTCATTACTGTTGGAAAAATTTCTATTCGGATAGAATTGTTTTGCAATAAATGGAGAAAGTGCGGGTTGCGCCATAATTTCTTGTGCGACTTGATATCCCTCTGTAAGGCGGTCCAAGTCGTATTTTTCACTCATATAGTTAGGCACAATTCGCGGTAACGCTAATGGATCAGAGGAATATAGAGAAACAAATCCGCGAGACTTTGGTCTCACATGTTCAAAATTTAATGTGCAGCCAACACCACCTGGTACGCTATCAGTACCTTCCTCGATACCTGCGCCTACGAGAAAGAAGTATTGCAAATCAGGAAGCTCGTTTAATCGAGAACCGTTTGTGAATGCACCACCTTCAATTAAATTGGATGCTATCGGGCCTGTTTTTCCAGTGATATATTGAATACCCGCCAACATTTTCCAATGAAGTTTTTTATACTTATCATAACTGTCGGTATTTTTTAATTGATAAACAAGGGACATCTCCAAATGATCTTGTAGATTCCGGCCGACGCCAAGCAAGTGAATATTGGTTTTGATTCCTAGTGAGCCTAAAAGGCCAGAATCGCCAATCCCAGAAAGTAATAGGAGCTTAGGAGTATTTATTGCGCCTGCAGAGATGATGACTTCACGTTCGGCTAAAATCTGAGTATTTTTTCCATTTGAAATACTATCTACGCCGATAGCCTTTCCATTTTTTATAATTACTTTTAATACTTTCGTATTTGTTAAAATTTCGAGATTTTTTCTATTTTTAGCAGGATGCAAATAAGCGCTCGCCGAGCTGGAACGTCGTCCAGCCCGAGCTGCAATTTGATATATGCCGCAACCATCTTGCTCACCAGCATTGAAATCTGCTTTATATTTCAAGCCAAATTGCTGACAGGCCTGCAACCAACGTCTTGTTAGTGGATGGATGCTTCCAGGAAAGGAAATGCCGAGAGGACCATTAATGCCATGATGTTCATTATAAAAATCTTCATTATTTTCAGAACGGATAAAGTAGGGAAGAACATCTTTATAACCCCAACCATTTGCACCAGATTGTTCCCATTCGTTGTAGTCCGTTGGGTTTCCTCTGACATAAACCATTCCGTTTACAGAACTTCCTCCACCCAAAACACTAGCTTGAACCATAGTAGTATTGGACTCTCTTATATCAGTGCCATTAGGCTCCCATGGATACCTTTTCAGCAGCGGTCCTTGCGCTGTTTTATAATAGGTGCCAGGAAATTTGATATAAATATTTGAATCAGTCGGCCCTTCCTCAAGTAAAAGTACATTGATATCTGGGTTTTCTGAGAGTCTGGCGGCAAGAATGCAACCGGTAGTTCCACCACCGACGATAATATAATCGACAGCCTTAATTTTTCGTTCCATTTTAGCTCCGTGTTTCTTTATTATTGGAAAATTCTAATTAATGTCTGGTCCACAATCCGTTGAACCAATGATTACATTTATTTATAATTTCCCTATAATCTGATTGCCAAAGAATTTCAGAATATATTTCAATTTCATACAGCCCGTTAAATCCAATGCTGTCAACAAAGCGCATGATTTCATTTAATGGCAAATTACCTTCACCAGGAATCATTCTGTCATTGTGAATCGACGTGCCATTGCGCCAGTCGGAAACATGAATAATCGAAATATAATTAATAATATCTTTAACTATATTATTTAAATTTGGCTCATCCCATAAATGCCATGTGTCAAATACAATGCCAACAGAGTCAGGTGAAAAATTCTTAACTATCTTTGAAGTATGTAACAGGGTATTCATAAAATCAAAGTAAGGGCTTCGTATCGGCTCCAATGCAAGAGTCACCCCATATGATTTAGCAATAGGGACAAGTTCAGTAAGTGCTGAAATGGTCAAGTCTTCTACTAAATTTGCATTTCTTCCGTTTAAGTTGCCGGGAACAACCACTAAATTTTGAATCCCTAATACACTGCATTCTTTAATGTATTTGCAATGCGCATTAATTTTTTCATGGTCGAGTACATGCGCATCCCCGGTAAGCGAATCCAGGCTAATCATGCTTTTTGCCAGTAATCCATTTTTCAATAAATGATCACGAACTTCGTATAAATTTATATTTTCAATTTTTGGTCTAAATATTCCAATTCCTTTAATTCCAGCTTCAGCGTAAGCCACAACATCCTCATGGAACGACCAATTTTTAGTGGTTATCTGACAAATTGAAAAATCATGAAAAGTAGTGCCTGTATGTTGGTTCATTTGTATTTACTTCCTAAGATAAATACTCAGTTCGGATTCAAGTAATCTTGTCTGATCCAATCTGCCGCTTTCTCCGCGATCATCAGAGTCGGACTATTGGTATTGCCGCTGGTGATGGTTGGCATAACGCTGGCATCGACTACTCTTAAGCCGCTGACACCACGTACGCGCAGACGGTTATCCAGCACGGCCATCGGATCTTCCGCGCGTCCCATCTTTACGGTACCAACAGGGTGAAAAATGGTGCTGGCGATATCGCCGGCAAGTTTGGTGAGCTCGTCATCTGTCTGGAACTGCGTACCAGGTTTGTATTCTTCCGGTTTATATCGGGCCAGTGCGCTTTGCGCGACGATGTTACGGGTGACGCGTAATGAGTCAGCGGCCACTTTGCGATCCTCTGCAGTGCTCAAATAGTTGGGCGTAATCGCTGGCGCAACATTAAAATTCTTGTCGCGAATTTGTACCGAGCCACGACTCGTGGGGTTCAGATTGCAGACGCTGGCGGTAAATGCATTGAAATTGTGCAGCGGTTCACCGAAAGCATTTAGACTCAATGGTTGAACGTGGTACTGAATATTTGGGTAGGGTTGCGATGGGTCGCTGCGTGTGAATGCGCCTAATTGTGACGGCGCCATACTCATCGGACCGCTACGTTTGAATGCGTATTCGAGGCCTATCATTGCCTTGCCCCAGATGTTATTTGCCAGCGTGTTCAGCGTTTTTACATGCTGCACCTTGAATACTGCACGGATCTGCAAATGATCCTGCAGGTTGGCACCGACGCCGGGAGCATCGTGCAATATATCTATGCCATATTGCTGAAGCAAACCTCCCGGTCCGATACCGGAGAGTTGTAATATCTGCGGCGATCCTATGCTGCCTGCGCTCAAAACAACTTCCCGTGTCGCCAATGCATCTATCTTCGAGCCATTGCGGTGCACGGTGGCGCCGATACACCGTAACTGACCATCGGCAGAGCGATTGAATTTGAGATCGCTGACCTGTGACTTGGTCCATAGCGTGAAATTGGGGCGCGAGATGCAAAGCGGACGCAGGAAGGCCTTGGCCGTATTCCAGCGCCATCCGCTTTTCTGGTTTACCTCAAAGTAACCGACACCTTCATTGTTGCCGCGATTGAAATCATCCGTGGCGGGGATGCCGGCTTGCTGCGCAGCTTCTGAAAACGCGTCCAGAATTTCCCATTTCAGTCGTTGTTTTTCAACCCGCCACTCGCCCCCATAGCCATGCATTTTGACTAACGCGTCGTGGCTGGTCCCGGTGCCAGGCTTCTTGAAATCAGGATCGTAAGCGTCGAGTTTATAGTGCGATTCATGGCGCTTGAAGTCGGCCAGGCAACTTTCCCATTTCCATGCATCGTCGCCTACCAACGCGGACCACTGATCATAATCACGGGCTTGTCCACGCATGTAA carries:
- a CDS encoding GMC family oxidoreductase, whose protein sequence is MMNNAASQEFDYVIVGAGTAGCLLANRLSADPNTRVLLIEAGGNDDYHWIHIPVGYLYCIGNQRTDWLYNTEPDVGLNGRTLRYPRGKTLGGSSSINGMIYMRGQARDYDQWSALVGDDAWKWESCLADFKRHESHYKLDAYDPDFKKPGTGTSHDALVKMHGYGGEWRVEKQRLKWEILDAFSEAAQQAGIPATDDFNRGNNEGVGYFEVNQKSGWRWNTAKAFLRPLCISRPNFTLWTKSQVSDLKFNRSADGQLRCIGATVHRNGSKIDALATREVVLSAGSIGSPQILQLSGIGPGGLLQQYGIDILHDAPGVGANLQDHLQIRAVFKVQHVKTLNTLANNIWGKAMIGLEYAFKRSGPMSMAPSQLGAFTRSDPSQPYPNIQYHVQPLSLNAFGEPLHNFNAFTASVCNLNPTSRGSVQIRDKNFNVAPAITPNYLSTAEDRKVAADSLRVTRNIVAQSALARYKPEEYKPGTQFQTDDELTKLAGDIASTIFHPVGTVKMGRAEDPMAVLDNRLRVRGVSGLRVVDASVMPTITSGNTNSPTLMIAEKAADWIRQDYLNPN